The Hyla sarda isolate aHylSar1 chromosome 2, aHylSar1.hap1, whole genome shotgun sequence genome includes the window AATTATGCAAACCACACCCCTTTAATCGGGTTAAAAAATACTCTGAGTAATTAGAAAACCGTcggtttttaccagtaaaatgtgttGCACAAAGTGTCGCAGAGGACCCGATAAAAATGATCATgttatgtaactccaagtcaatgaccttggtgtgaaatcccactgaacactgattgacaatcaatttcacatggaacagacaacaggtggaaattataggcaattagcaagacaccccaataaaggagtggttctgcaggagataaccacagaccacttctcagtttctatgcttcctggctgatgttttggtcacttttgaatgctggcggtgctttcactctagtggtagcatgagatggagtctacaacccacacaagtggctcaggtagttcagctcatccaagatggcacatcaatgcgagctgtgacaagaaggtttgctgtgtctgtcagtgtagtgtccagagcatggaggcgctaccaggagacaggccagtacatcaggagacgtggaggaggctgaagGAGGGCAACAAACCAGCAGCAGAACCGCTAACTCTGCCTTTGAGCAAGGAGGAGCagtaggagcactgccagagcactgcaaaatgacctccagcaggccacaaatgtgcatgtgtccactcaagcggttagaaacagactccatgagggtagtatgagggcccgacgtccacaggtgggggttgtgcttacagcccaacaccgtgcaggacgtttggcatttgccagagaacaccaagatcgaCAAATTTGCCActtgcgccctgtgctcttcacagatgaaagcaggttcacactgagcacatgtgacagatgtgacagagtctggagacgccgtgaagAATGTTCtgatgcctgcaacatcctccagcatgaccggtttgcctgtgggtcagtaatgatgaggggtggcatttctttggggggccgtacagccctccatgtgcttgccagaggtagcctgacagccattaggtaccgagatgagatcctcagaccccttgtgagaccatatgctggtgcggttgacgctgggttcctcctaatacaagacaatgctagacctcatgtggctggagtgtgtcagcagttcctacaagaggaaggcattgatgctatggacgggccgcccgttcccctgaatcagattgagcacatctgggacgtctcgctacatccaccacagactgtccaggagttggcggatgctttagtccaggtctgggaggacatccctcaggagaccatcctccacctcatcaggatcatgcccaggcattgtagggaggtcatacgggcacgtggaggccacacacactactgagcctcattgggacttgtattaaggacattacataaagttggatcggcctgtagtggggttttccactgtgattttgagtgattccatatccagacctccaggggttcatacatttcatttccattgataatttttgtgtgattttgttgtcagcgcattcagctatgtaaagaggaaagtatttcatatgtttagttcattcattcacatctaggatgtgttatcgcagtgttacctttatttttttaagcagtgtagaAGGCTAAAACATAGAGGTTATTCTAAAACAATTCTAACCAGAGCACAAAATATAGTTGAATCTAAAAATCGCAATGACCTCCTGTTCTGCCCTAGTTCACACAAGAAAAGTAACacaaatattaaaaacaaaaataaaaataaacaactaGTATTTTTGTGTAGTACGGAGTTCACCTAAATAGAAAAGATAATACGTAAACACTTAcctgttttatttaaaggggtactctgctgaaaactttgtttttaatcaactggtgccagaaagttaaacacatttgtaaattgcttctattaaaatgttttaatccttccagtatttatcagctgctgtatgcttcacaggaagttcttttctttatgaatttcctttctgtctgaccacagtgctctctgctgacacttcggaCCATttgaggaactgcccagagtaggagcaaatcccaaaggaaacctctactgctctggacagttcctaaaatggacagaggtatcagtagagagcactgtggtcagacagaaaataacttcctatgaagcatacagcagctgataagtactggaaggattaagatttttagatcaaagtaaattacaaatctgcttaactttctggcaccagttgatttaaaaaaaaggttttctagtggagtacccctttaagaacaaaacTCTCAGTGAAATTCTTAAGCAgggcattagggggggggggggtagcaaaaaaagggcactgtttggaataTGTTTTAACTGGATGAAGTAAAGATGtagattttaatatttttattagggaGCTGGATACCTCTTACTTTGTATAGTTAGGCCACAAACTCTACTATTGTTGTGTCTACCTTGGTTTTCAGTGTGATCCATCCGCCAggcagtgatgagcggcataggccatattcgaattcgcgatatttcgcgaatataaggacgaatattcgtcatatattcgctaaattagcatattcgtaatattcacgttttattttcgcatttgcgaaaattagcttatgcgaaaattagcatatacaaaaatttacataagcggaaattcgcaaatgcgaaaattagcatatgcaaattttcgcatatgcgcaaattcgcgcaccagtctcacacagtagtattagagtcttctttacaccacacaagctggaagcagagagggatgatcactgtgatgtgtactgggaaaaaataaaaaaataaaaaaacgaatattcgtaattacgaatatatagtgctatatttgcgaatattcgtgaattcgagaatatgcgatattcgcgaataaaattcgcattgcgaatattcgcgagcaacactaccgccAGGTACTGCAGTTGGTGAGGACAACATAAGAGTCCACCCTGGTAGACAAAGTGGACCTTGGCATACAAGTGTTGCACCTCAGATTTCAAAGAAGCAAGTTCCGCTTTGTATAAGTTCTCCAAGCAGGCCACATAGTTTTCCATATCTTCCCTTATGGGATTGCTTGATATGTTAACGCAGGTCCCATAACTCAGAGCAGCAGCATTAGACAACAGAAAAGGATAAGGGGAAAATTCTAGCCAGCAACTGTAATGGTTCTCTGGGGGAGGATTTAACACCTGAAGCTTGTATAATAGAGTCAGCAGAAGGGTCCTGACATATGTATTTTTCTTAAACAAAATACCTAGAGGTCCACCCTATTTTCCATAATGAGCCAGGTGCAAAGCCAAACAGTAGCAGCCTAGCATTACCACAGTGGCTAGGGCCATTTATTCTGGCTGCTGCCAGCCTAATATTATCACTAAAACCGCTACCATACTGTCCTCTCCTCTCCAGCATCTGTGCTTACTGCTGGCCAGAAGCAGAAAGTTTCTGGTGCAGAGCCGAAAACTTTCTGCTTTTGACTGGGAAACACAGTAGAAGTCGGCAATTGTCAAAAAGCTAACTCTGACGGTTGTGTTGACTTGCTGTGTAGTGTGCTTGTGTGTCTGGGGAAGGATCCCAGGGTTTTGCATACTGTGTCCTGCCTGGGGAATTTATTCCAAGTAATATCAAGCAGTGATCTGCTACTGATAGAACAAAATTTGTCTGAAGAAAACATTTTGTTGAGGTTTGGTCGAGACGGCtgagccaaacttttttttttccagaataataatacCACATAAATATAAAATAGAATTAGTAATTACCTTAGGTCCTGCAGGTTATGTAAAGCTGGTTCCAGTTTCTCTAATCCTTCAGGGCTTAAGGAACATTCATTTAGAGAGAGTGCTTCTATATTTGTGCAGGTTTCTATGATAAATGATAACACTGTGCAGTTTAAAGCGGACATGTGAACATGAGAAAGGTTAAGTCTTCTGTATGATTGTAATGATTCCTGCACTAGAGGCTTATTCCGGGATTCAAACAGATAGAAGAATGTATTGAGAAGATGTTCCTCATGGTCTCTGCATTCCTTTTGTTTTTCTGAACTAAAGTTCTTCAGCCAAGTGATGACATCTATGGAGGCCTGAACTATTTGTTTGTCCAGGTATCCGGTTAGTATTGACCTGGTGGAGCCGTCTGATAGACCACACAGGAAACGGAGGAACATTTCACCACGTCCATCAGGATAGGATTTGGCTTTATTTAGTGATTCCTGTAACTTCTCAGGAGAATAATCCACATAATGCACCAAGGCAGAGAAGAATTCCTGAACAGTGAGATGTAAGAAGGAATAGGTCACAGGTTCCTCGGATTCTATCACAAAACTTGATAAGAGCTTTGACTTATTGTCCACATGGAAAGAACCCAGATCTCGATCATCAAAAATAATCCTGTGATTCATGACTCCATATTGTGCCATCCATCCGATGGACTGCAGGATCTTCTGAGCGTCACTTTTGTCCAGGCTGTGATTGGACAGAATGTTGGCGACAAATATGGCAAAGAGCTGCGTCACTGTTTTGGGTAATAATGACGCCGGCTGATCACTACTTGTCTGGAAGCTCCTGGATAATACTGTACAGATAATCCAGCAGTAGGACGGGAGGTAACAGAACGTGTACAATGTGTCATTCTGCTTCACATAAGTAAAAGCCTTTTCTGCCAGTTCAGGGTCCGAGAAGAAATGTTCAAAGTACGTCTGTCGTTCTTCTGGAAAAAACCCGGTGATTTCTACTATTCGCTGGAAAACGGTACAATCAATTGATGCCAGTCTGGTTGGGCGACTGGTCATAAGGACAGAACAACCATTCAGAAGAGACTTTCTCATCAAACTAACCACAATCTGACCACAATGTTGGGGCTGTCTAGGATTAGAGCACAAGTGATGGGATGTGAAATCCATTGTATGATTGCTTTCATCTAATCCATCAAATATGAAGAGAAGTTTCTCTGGATCTTGTAAGATGTTTCCAAGCTGCTGCCCCAGATGTGGGTATTGTTGGAGGATCATTGTCTCCAGACTAACCTCATCCAGTCTGTTCAGCTCTCGGAATTTGAAGAAAAAGACAAAAGAGAATCTTTGATAGAGAACGCCCCTCACCCAGTCATAGACAAACTTCTGCATCAGCGTGGTCTTCCCTACACCGGGCACTCCGCTCACCATCACCATATGTGGCACAAGTCTGGATCGGGGGCACCAGCGGAACATCTTGTTGGGGGAAATGCGCTGTAATTTATTTTGGGTCTCCTTTATATATTCCTCATGTCTTACCCCGGTCTCTATCAGCTCATTCTCAGAGCGTTCCCTAAACTGATCAGTGGAGACAATGATGAGGTTCACATAACGTGTAGACAATGGAAAACTTTCCTCTTCCTGGTTACATCTTGGAGGTTTGTTCTCTAG containing:
- the LOC130358175 gene encoding NACHT, LRR and PYD domains-containing protein 3-like isoform X1; the protein is MSIITPGDDDGTRQFCQEICQYEHHKVRMIHEYFQDDLLYIVENLDPISLLSELKSRNIPDLEKYLSLENDRKTLSRTLLQDIFTRGREAVIALWVSLYVLQKNHGFPALDAVLRELRHTGDNLVGQILLDKLGHNLPPELTDVQNCHKKHLYEKTEKLLENKPPRCNQEEESFPLSTRYVNLIIVSTDQFRERSENELIETGVRHEEYIKETQNKLQRISPNKMFRWCPRSRLVPHMVMVSGVPGVGKTTLMQKFVYDWVRGVLYQRFSFVFFFKFRELNRLDEVSLETMILQQYPHLGQQLGNILQDPEKLLFIFDGLDESNHTMDFTSHHLCSNPRQPQHCGQIVVSLMRKSLLNGCSVLMTSRPTRLASIDCTVFQRIVEITGFFPEERQTYFEHFFSDPELAEKAFTYVKQNDTLYTFCYLPSYCWIICTVLSRSFQTSSDQPASLLPKTVTQLFAIFVANILSNHSLDKSDAQKILQSIGWMAQYGVMNHRIIFDDRDLGSFHVDNKSKLLSSFVIESEEPVTYSFLHLTVQEFFSALVHYVDYSPEKLQESLNKAKSYPDGRGEMFLRFLCGLSDGSTRSILTGYLDKQIVQASIDVITWLKNFSSEKQKECRDHEEHLLNTFFYLFESRNKPLVQESLQSYRRLNLSHVHMSALNCTVLSFIIETCTNIEALSLNECSLSPEGLEKLEPALHNLQDLSLESNDLPDTSCTQLASVIRNNSSLKTLHLSHNRLSGPHFSDLVDALSSPDCRIETLHLNNNNLQETSCTQLASVIRNNSSLKTIDLSDNRLSGPHFRDLVDALSSPDCRIETLQLGGNNLPNTSCTQLASVIRNNTSLEILVLSGNRLSGPHLRDLVDALSSPDCKLKQINLMGNKLSEEEEEEIRKVEIDKPSLMIFYRAHRMLNFLKR
- the LOC130358175 gene encoding NACHT, LRR and PYD domains-containing protein 3-like isoform X3; amino-acid sequence: MSIITPGDDDGTRQFCQEICQYEHHKVRMIHEYFQDDLLYIVENLDPISLLSELKSRNIPDLEKYLSLENDRKTLSRTLLQDIFTRGREAVIALWVSLYVLQKNHGFPALDAVLRELRHTGDNLVGQILLDKLGHNLPPELTDVQNCHKKHLYEKTEKLLENKPPRCNQEEESFPLSTRYVNLIIVSTDQFRERSENELIETGVRHEEYIKETQNKLQRISPNKMFRWCPRSRLVPHMVMVSGVPGVGKTTLMQKFVYDWVRGVLYQRFSFVFFFKFRELNRLDEVSLETMILQQYPHLGQQLGNILQDPEKLLFIFDGLDESNHTMDFTSHHLCSNPRQPQHCGQIVVSLMRKSLLNGCSVLMTSRPTRLASIDCTVFQRIVEITGFFPEERQTYFEHFFSDPELAEKAFTYVKQNDTLYTFCYLPSYCWIICTVLSRSFQTSSDQPASLLPKTVTQLFAIFVANILSNHSLDKSDAQKILQSIGWMAQYGVMNHRIIFDDRDLGSFHVDNKSKLLSSFVIESEEPVTYSFLHLTVQEFFSALVHYVDYSPEKLQESLNKAKSYPDGRGEMFLRFLCGLSDGSTRSILTGYLDKQIVQASIDVITWLKNFSSEKQKECRDHEEHLLNTFFYLFESRNKPLVQESLQSYRRLNLSHVHMSALNCTVLSFIIETCTNIEALSLNECSLSPEGLEKLEPALHNLQDLSLESNDLPDTSCTQLASVIRNNSSLKTLHLSHNRLSGPHFSDLVDALSSPDCRIETLHLNNNNLQETSCTQLASVIRNNSSLKTIDLSDNRLSGPHFRDLVDALSSPDCRIETLHLMGNKLSEEEEEEIRKVEIDKPSLMIFYRAHRMLNFLKR
- the LOC130358175 gene encoding NACHT, LRR and PYD domains-containing protein 3-like isoform X2 — protein: MSIITPGDDDGTRQFCQEICQYEHHKVRMIHEYFQDDLLYIVENLDPISLLSELKSRNIPDLEKYLSLENDRKTLSRTLLQDIFTRGREAVIALWVSLYVLQKNHGFPALDAVLRELRHTDVQNCHKKHLYEKTEKLLENKPPRCNQEEESFPLSTRYVNLIIVSTDQFRERSENELIETGVRHEEYIKETQNKLQRISPNKMFRWCPRSRLVPHMVMVSGVPGVGKTTLMQKFVYDWVRGVLYQRFSFVFFFKFRELNRLDEVSLETMILQQYPHLGQQLGNILQDPEKLLFIFDGLDESNHTMDFTSHHLCSNPRQPQHCGQIVVSLMRKSLLNGCSVLMTSRPTRLASIDCTVFQRIVEITGFFPEERQTYFEHFFSDPELAEKAFTYVKQNDTLYTFCYLPSYCWIICTVLSRSFQTSSDQPASLLPKTVTQLFAIFVANILSNHSLDKSDAQKILQSIGWMAQYGVMNHRIIFDDRDLGSFHVDNKSKLLSSFVIESEEPVTYSFLHLTVQEFFSALVHYVDYSPEKLQESLNKAKSYPDGRGEMFLRFLCGLSDGSTRSILTGYLDKQIVQASIDVITWLKNFSSEKQKECRDHEEHLLNTFFYLFESRNKPLVQESLQSYRRLNLSHVHMSALNCTVLSFIIETCTNIEALSLNECSLSPEGLEKLEPALHNLQDLSLESNDLPDTSCTQLASVIRNNSSLKTLHLSHNRLSGPHFSDLVDALSSPDCRIETLHLNNNNLQETSCTQLASVIRNNSSLKTIDLSDNRLSGPHFRDLVDALSSPDCRIETLQLGGNNLPNTSCTQLASVIRNNTSLEILVLSGNRLSGPHLRDLVDALSSPDCKLKQINLMGNKLSEEEEEEIRKVEIDKPSLMIFYRAHRMLNFLKR